The Sedimentibacter sp. zth1 DNA segment AATTCGATAAATAGATTTAATAAATTTAATATATAAATAAACCATAATTATAAAAACAATCCAAGAATTATTAAATGATGTAAAAGAAATAAGTAGGTACATAATTTGAAGTATTATTAGTCCCATAAATGGATTTTTATCTAATCTATAATTTACTTTTTTGCAAGCATAAGATATTGCTTCACTAAACATTATTATTAAAATAATATTAAATATAAATATCATAAAATTAACTATAGATAATAGTACTTCGTTTTTGCTCAACGGAGATGCAATAAAAATTATATCAAATATATAATAAATTGAAGATAATGCAGAAATATAAAAACATATTTTAAAATATTTATTTTCATTGCAAAGGTCTCTAAATCCGATAAAAATCAACATGTAACCTATTGCTGTAAAAATATATGATAAATGAAATAAATTAATATGTATGCTAATTAGTACCATACCCCAACAAATGGTTTTAACTTTCTCAGAAATTATATTATTACTTGATATCATATAATTCCCCCTTAAACTATTTTGCTACATTGTATCATATGTGTTAATTATTAACAATAATATTATACTCCTAGAAATATCTTCAAGGCAAATTCAATAAAAATAATCTCACGTATTGACATACTATTTATTACATGGTATTATCAAATTAATTCGTAGTAGTAATTTATTTACTGCATATATGACTGACGGAAGTGGAATTAACCACAGGGAATATAGTTATGGATTTACAGCCGACCGTCTGGGCAATTAGTGCTCAGAGTGTCGGTTTTTTTATTTATATAAATTATGGAGGTTATTTAAATGCAAATCAGAAGCTTAGAAACAGAATTAAAATCAAATTCTTATCCAGGAAGAGGAATTGTAATCGGTAAATCAAAAAATGGTAAATATGCTGTTACTGCATACTTCATCATGGGAAGAAGTGAAAATTCAAGAAACAGGATTTTTGAAGAAGTCGGAACTGGAATTAGAACAAAAGCCTTTGATCCGTCAAAACTAACTGATCCAAGTTTAATTATTTATGCTCCTGTTAGAGTACTTGGAAACAAAACGATAGTTACAAATGGTGATCAAACTGACACTATATTTGAAGGAATGGATAAGCAGTTAACTTTTGAGCAATCTTTACGTACCAGAGAATTCGAGCCCGACGCGCCAAATTACACACCAAGGATTTCCGGTATCATGCATTTAGAAAATAATACGTTTAACTATGCATTGTCAATTTTAAAAAGCAACAACGGGAATCCAACTGCCTGCAACCGCTATACATTTGCATACGAAAATCCATTGAACGGTGAAGGACATTTTATTCATACTTACATGGGTGATGGTAATCCTCTACCAAGCTTCGAAGGTGAGCCAACATTAGTTGAAATAAAAAATAATATTGATGAATTTACTGAGATGCTTTGGGAAAGTTTAAATATAGATAACAAAGTTTCTCTATTTGTCAGATATATTGAAATAGAAACAGGAAATTATAAATCAAGAATTATAAACAAGAATAAGTAATAATTATTTTTAAAAAATATATATAATAATACAGGAGTTTATAAAATGAATGAATTAGAATTAAAATATGGTTGTAACCCTAATCAAAAACCATCACGAATATTTATGAAAAACGGAAAAGACTTACCTATAAAAGTATTGAGTGGAAAACCCGGCTATATAAATTTTCTTGATGCATTTAACGGATGGCAGTTAGTTAAAGAATTAAAAGAAGCAACAGGACTACCTGCAGCAACATCATTTAAGCATGTATCACCTGCAGGTGCCGCTGTAGGATTACCATTGAGTGATACACTTAAAAAAATATATTTTGTTGACGACATGGGAGAATTATCACCTTTGGCATGTGCTTATGCAAGAGCAAGAGGTGCTGACAGAATGTCATCTTTCGGTGATTTCATTTCTTTATCAGATGTATGTGATGTTGATACAGCTAAAATTATAAAAAGAGAAGTTTCAGACGGAGTTATAGCACCCGGATATGAACCCGAAGCACTAGAAATACTTAAATCAAAAAAGGGTGGAAAATACAATGTTATAGAAATTGACCCTACCTACTCTCCTGAGCCGGTTGAGCACAAGCAAGTTTTCGGAATTACATTCGAACAAGGAAGAAACGAACTTAAAATAAATGAAGAATTACTTAAAAACATTGTTACAAATAATAAAGAGTTACCAAAACAGGCTAATATAGATTTGATTATCTCACTTATTACACTAAAATATACTCAGTCTAATTCTGTATGCTTTGCTAAAGACGGTCAAGCAATCGGAATAGGCGCAGGACAGCAATCTCGTGTTCATTGTACAAGACTTGCAGGTCAAAAAGCTGATAACTGGTTACTTCGCCAATCTCCTAAAGTACTGAATTTACAATTTGCAGACAATATAGGCAGAGCTGTCAGAGACAACGCAATCGACAATTATATAGGTGATGAATATATGGATGTTTTAGCCGAAGGTGCATGGCAAAGAGTATTCAAGGTTAAACCAGAAATATTTACAAAAGAAGAAAAACGTGCATGGTTAAATCAAATGGACAACGTAGCACTAGGTTCTGACGCATTCTTCCCATTCAGCGATAATATAGAAAGAGCTAAAAAAAGCGGTGTAAAATATATAGCTCAACCTGGTGGTTCAATAAGAGATGATGCAGTTATAGAATGTTGTGATAAATACAATATGGTTATGTCATTTACAGGTATTAGACTGTTCCATCATTAAATAATTTAAAACAATAAAAACTTTCTATTTTGATAAAAATACTAACGTAAATTAAACAACAGCTTTCGATAGATTTGAAAAATCGAATGCTGTTGTTTTTAATAATATATTTAGTTGGCTTACAACAAAATCTCAATGTGCATATATTCTGGTCTTTTCTTCGCTAAATGATTAACTTTATAATATCAAATAAACACAAGAAAATTCAGTAGCGGTTTTAGTTAAAAGCTACCAAGCCCTATGAATCTACCAAAATGGGTTTACGTTGTCTATTATTTCTATTAATATTTCTAGAATTTTATTTTGTATATAGAACTCATAAATATTTTTTCTTTATTTATTCATCTTATCATTATGTGATATATTCCAGTAGAACTTTTTACCCATGCTCGTCTTGGCATATTTCACCTCAAATTTTTATTGTTTTATTATAGTTTTACTGTACTACTGTTTCTATACTTTGTCACTCCAAACCGTCCCTATGTCTTCAAATCCGTATGAATTTTCTGAAAATATTGACTCATAAATTTTACTTAGTTCTTGAGCTATTGCTTGTTGTATTAGATGTTCCTTAAGTTCATAAGTTTTCATCCCATCTACTCCATGACTTCCTATATTGGGAATTACTCTTTTAAGTGCTAGGAATATACTTTCTCTATCAAGTATTCTTTCAAGCAAATTATTAGTATCAATTATTTCATTTTTTTCATTTTCCCTCTTTGATCACGCCTTAGTTCTATTAAGCGCCCCTTGCTTATCTTGAAGTTCCACTTCTACCTCCCCAGGTAAGAACGCGAACTTTCATTCCATATATCAGCCAAAGTTTACTCTACCTGTTTCGGATAGCTATTGGGCTTTGTTTTAAATTGCAAACTCACCCTTGTCTTAAGCTAATGGGTGCCCATATCAATCCCAGTATCAGACTCTCAAAGACTAGTTTTCGCCCATGCTGGGCGTAATACCAGTATGAAAAGAACCTAAAAAGGTTCTTTTCATATTGAAATAATTATATTGATTTGGCATAATTAACAAAGTGTGAATAATAATATTTTTTATTAATGAATAAAATCTCCATATTTATTTGCTAAATAGTCTATATACCTATTATGCATTTTATTAATATTAATTTTGTAAATTTCCATAAAATTGTATGTTGAATAATCATCAAATACTTGCATATATTTATCTATACCATAATTATCAATCAAATATTTAACAAATGAACATCCATACACATAAGGGTAAAATGCTTGGTCTTGACATAGCTCTTCAGTGCCTAAATCTAATAAATTTTTATAATACATTATCTCTATAAAATCAAATCGTCTATCAATATTTTCAAAAACGCTTTTGTTATATTCAGTAATTCCAATTGATTTCAAATATGAATTAAAAGATTCTTTAATATATAATGTTTTGTTATTGTAATGTGTATCATACATGTAAAATTTATTTAATTCATCAATATTATAGCTTTCAAATTTATATGAGCAAACCTCTGCTATACCTTCCTTGAATATAACATCAGGTTCACGTATTTTATTATACAGTGTTATATAGTGTGTATATTCATGTATAAAATATGCTCTATCTTTAATAAAAATACAGTCATTCACAGCGTCACAATATCCACCAATGCTTATATCAAATTGTTCAATTTGTTCTTGATTTGAGAAATAAGTAATTACATCCTTGCAATCCTCTTTTGTTATATCACAATTCCAGAAATTTCTAACATCACTCATGTTTTTATCAAAATGTTCTATTGTTTTTTTAATAAAAGAAAATACTATACTTCCTGATATATTGTTAGGATTACTACGTGGGCTTAATGATTTTAAAGTAGTATCAAAACAATATTTCATCCATTCTGTGCATATACATATAGGAAAATCATTATCATTATATATCTTATATCTATATATAAATGTATCTTTTTCTTTTATAATATTAAATTTTTTATATAATAAAAACTCATTCATATATTCTGTAAACTTATCATCATACTCTAATTTATATTCTGACGATAGCTCTAGTAATTCAATAAATTGACCATTACTATAATTATTCTTTATAAAACTTACAAATTCTGTCGATAATGATTTTATATAGTCAATATCTAAAGAATTGTAATATGTTTCAGAAAATACAGGCAATGTCAAATCTAGCATATCAGGATTATTAGAAATTTGTTTTTTTATATATTCTTGATTATACACAAGGTTTTGTTCATTATAAATCTTTAAACTTTTTTCTATATCTACCATTTCTCCATATAGCAAACCATAATTACTTGTATCTTCAAAAATATTGTACAAAACTTGTATAATAAAATCTTCTGAATCAAAATTACAC contains these protein-coding regions:
- a CDS encoding IMP cyclohydrolase, with amino-acid sequence MQIRSLETELKSNSYPGRGIVIGKSKNGKYAVTAYFIMGRSENSRNRIFEEVGTGIRTKAFDPSKLTDPSLIIYAPVRVLGNKTIVTNGDQTDTIFEGMDKQLTFEQSLRTREFEPDAPNYTPRISGIMHLENNTFNYALSILKSNNGNPTACNRYTFAYENPLNGEGHFIHTYMGDGNPLPSFEGEPTLVEIKNNIDEFTEMLWESLNIDNKVSLFVRYIEIETGNYKSRIINKNK
- a CDS encoding phosphoribosylaminoimidazolecarboxamide formyltransferase, which encodes MNELELKYGCNPNQKPSRIFMKNGKDLPIKVLSGKPGYINFLDAFNGWQLVKELKEATGLPAATSFKHVSPAGAAVGLPLSDTLKKIYFVDDMGELSPLACAYARARGADRMSSFGDFISLSDVCDVDTAKIIKREVSDGVIAPGYEPEALEILKSKKGGKYNVIEIDPTYSPEPVEHKQVFGITFEQGRNELKINEELLKNIVTNNKELPKQANIDLIISLITLKYTQSNSVCFAKDGQAIGIGAGQQSRVHCTRLAGQKADNWLLRQSPKVLNLQFADNIGRAVRDNAIDNYIGDEYMDVLAEGAWQRVFKVKPEIFTKEEKRAWLNQMDNVALGSDAFFPFSDNIERAKKSGVKYIAQPGGSIRDDAVIECCDKYNMVMSFTGIRLFHH